One Littorina saxatilis isolate snail1 linkage group LG1, US_GU_Lsax_2.0, whole genome shotgun sequence genomic window carries:
- the LOC138975088 gene encoding uncharacterized protein isoform X3: protein MDTAGRERRQEQRSRCDRKRPMTRGQVMVELSRKKIKISHVQERLSLQERQQQHQSQPALHAADSFSIAEGGRETPISPPSAFASSAATPVNKHNISIVAQPPPLNLRELRVEEQSNNTESDINSDVLDSSRSEFERIYTVAEKYHHDVDGGDEDFDLDAAFIVAAAADDSLLDNLSRGRGGDKGDVSPADTIKNKSPASVCSADSVVVLMCQERVTNTAVTENSQTADKKEILNDDQVQERLSLQERQQQHQSQPALHAADSFSIAEGGRETPISPPSAFASSAATPVNKHNISIVAQPPPLNLRELRVEEQSNNTESDINSDVLDSSRSEFERIYTVAEKYHHDVDGGDEDFDLDAAFIVAAAADDSLLDNLSRGRGGDKGDVSPADTIKNKSPASVCSADSVVVLMCQERVTNTAVTENSQTADKKEILNDDQLQDFTVDLEKSSAGGLGFTVVGCASTTGGRYIKAGVQDPALSDGRLRPRDRLIQDKDSASSDYDLSDTDPTWIPNDESQKDHVSDSDSSAVNEQTIPSPFPYLSVPLENPNAPSTLQRCDISSTCHSSSDKQEPEITGFTVDQSSGDGPKKKKKDKSHWCLVCGLSTTKLERHFNSFHRDESILVPLFHASRKDKKKELSKMRNLGDHRHNRKVWEEGKGEIVVKRKSAKEEKQVKDFVPCPECYGYFNSKDMYRHKCVKPCCKSSKGKVVAGRLLLPAVPGSKITRDHDEEKLREILEHVKNDPVGMIVKTDITIRELALRETRKNGFDSDRHAYIRNKLREIARLVLALRKESGNQNGQLIDFLKPDMFSTIVQATRVLCEFSKESSDFKNPSTAKKIGHTLKRCTLLMQAKAIEQNDMQLRQQCKHFIEVFDVRWNEWVSSSAARTLYRRHQNNVQRLPLSKDIQKLSSHLSQVAEDAKKDMKNASSSRDKTTARHSLCKALLSQVILFNRRRSGEVSKMKVQDFENRQLDTSDDILHSLPSFEQALSKSLQRVEIIGKTGTIVPILLTANLVDSFETLIASRQEAGIPETNNFVFSQSCFGHGDRNGHIRGSDTLKIHCQQADLQHPELITSTSLRKHVATMTQLYNLADNELDVVAQFLGHDIRTHRRYYRLPSAALQVTKVAKLLIQLEKGEITNSTSLDSVDISDDIIVDEENDDDEEDTHPQTAASQKGQGHHNFTGYPQLCGQTGSSGSLQSSGGTLSSGSLQSSGATRSPGSLQSSGARKAWSDDEVSAVLRHLESYILLGHLPGKEVIVKCLIEDKALKNRTWRNVKDFVRNRIQKNRCKD from the exons GTACAGGAGAGACTTTCACTGCaggaacgacaacaacaacaccagtcCCAGCCAGCCTTACATGCTGCCGACTCCTTCTCCATCGCAGAGGGGGGTCGGGAAACCCCCATCTCCCCTCCGTCAGCCTTCGCCTCGTCGGCTGCCACGCCCGTCAACAAGCACAACATCTCCATCGTCGCCCAGCCCCCTCCCCTCAACCTGAGGGAGCTGCGAGTGGAAGAACAATCCAACAACACTGAAAGCGACATCAACTCTGATGTCTTGGACAGTTCTAGATCAGAGTTTGAGAGGATTTACACCGTTGCTGAAAAATATCACCATGAcgttgatggtggtgatgaagaTTTTGACCTTGACGCAGCCTTCATTGTGGCAGCTGCTGCTGACGACAGTCTCCTCGACAACCTTAGCAGAGGTCGTGGCGGCGACAAGGGAGATGTGTCTCCGGCTGATACGATAAAGAACAAATCTCCGGCCAGCGTGTGCTCGGCGGATTCTGTCGTTGTGCTCATGTGTCAGGAGAGAGTGACCAACACCGCTGTGACTGAAAACAGTCAAACTGCTGATAAGAAAGAGATCTTGAACGATGACCAG GTTCAGGAGAGACTTTCACTGCaggaaagacaacaacaacaccagtcCCAGCCAGCCTTACATGCTGCCGACTCCTTCTCCATCGCAGAGGGGGGTCGGGAAACCCCCATCTCCCCTCCGTCAGCCTTCGCCTCGTCGGCTGCCACGCCCGTCAACAAGCACAACATCTCCATCGTCGCCCAGCCCCCTCCCCTCAACCTGAGGGAGCTGCGAGTGGAAGAACAATCCAACAACACTGAAAGCGACATCAACTCTGATGTCTTGGACAGTTCTAGATCAGAGTTTGAGAGGATTTACACCGTTGCTGAAAAATATCACCATGAcgttgatggtggtgatgaagaTTTTGACCTTGACGCAGCCTTCATTGTGGCAGCTGCTGCTGACGACAGTCTCCTCGACAACCTTAGCAGAGGTCGTGGCGGCGACAAGGGAGATGTGTCTCCGGCTGATACGATAAAGAACAAATCTCCGGCCAGCGTGTGCTCGGCGGATTCTGTCGTTGTGCTCATGTGTCAGGAGAGAGTGACCAACACCGCTGTGACTGAAAACAGTCAAACTGCTGATAAGAAAGAGATCTTGAACGATGACCAG TTACAGGATTTCACGGTGGATTTAGAGAAGAGCTCGGCGGGAGGCCTGGGCTTCACGGTGGTTGGGTGTGCCAGCACCACGGGGGGCCGCTACATCAAGGCCGGGGTGCAGGATCCGGCACTTTCCGATGGACGCCTTCGCCCACGTGACAGGCTCATCCAG GACAAAGACAGTGCCAGTTCGGACTACGATTTGTCGGACACAGACCCAACATGGATTCCCAACGATGAGTCTCAAAAGGACCATGTTTCTGACTCTGACAGTTCTGCTGTAAATGAGCAAACAATACCCTCCCCTTTTCCTTACTTATCGGTTCCACTTGAAAATCCAAATGCTCCGTCAACATTGCAACGTTGCGATATTTCTTCCACATGTCATTCTTCCTCTGACAAGCAAGAGCCTGAAATTACTGGCTTTACTGTTGATCAAAGTTCAGGAGATGgaccaaaaaagaagaaaaaagataaatctcattggtgtcttgtgtgtggtttgtCTACAACAAAGTTGGAAAGACATTTCAATAGTTTTCACAGAGATGAGTCCATTCTTGTTCCATTGTTTCATGCATCGAggaaagacaagaaaaaagaaTTGTCAAAGATGAGAAATTTAGGGGATCATAGGCATAACCGGAAAGTTTGGGAAGAAGGCAAAGGGGAAATTGTGGTAAAGCGCAAAAGTGCCAAAGAAGAAAAGCAAGTGAAAGACTTTGTACCTTGTCCAGAGTGTTACGGTTATTTCAATTCGAAGGACATGTACCGTCATAAGTGCGTAAAACCCTGTTGCAAGTCTTCAAAAGGAAAGGTTGTTGCTGGAAGACTTCTTCTTCCTGCTGTCCCGGGGAGTAAAATCACCAGGGACCATGACGAAGAAAAGCTGCGTGAAATATTGGAACATGTGAAAAATGACCCAGTGGGCATGATTGTTAAAACAGATATAACGATTCGGGAACTTGCACTGCGAGAGACGAGGAAGAATGGGTTTGATTCCGATCGACATGCTTACATTCGAAATAAACTGAGAGAAATAGCACGCCTTGTACTTGCACTCAGGAAAGAAAGTGGCAATCAGAATGGACAGTTGATTGATTTTCTGAAACCGGACATGTTCAGTACTATTGTCCAAGCTACACGTGtactttgtgaattttcaaaagAGTCGTCCGACTTCAAAAACCCATCAACGGCAAAGAAAATTGGCCACACTTTGAAAAGATGCACCTTGTTGATGCAAGCAAAGGCCATTGAGCAAAATGACATGCAACTGAGACAGCAGTGCAAGCACTTCATAGAAGTCTTCGATGTTCGGTGGAATGAATGGGTTTCGTCGTCAGCCGCAAGAACTCTTTACAGAAGACATCAGAACAATGTGCAGCGACTTCCACTCTCGAAAGATATACAAAAGCTCTCGTCGCACCTATCACAGGTTGCAGAGGATGCAAAAAAGGACATGAAAAACGCTTCTTCTTCTCGGGACAAAACAACAGCTCGACATTCACTTTGTAAAGCTCTACTCAGTCAAGTGATCCTCTTCAACCGCCGAAGATCTGGAGAAGTGTCCAAAATGAAAGTTCAAGATTTTGAAAACCGTCAGCTTGATACAAGTGATGACATTCTGCACAGCTTGCCTTCATTTGAACAAGCTTTGAGTAAATCATTACAAAGGGTGGAGATTATTGGCAAAACTGGCACAATCGTTCCAATTTTGCTGACAGCAAATTTGGTAGATTCTTTTGAAACACTCATTGCATCTCGTCAAGAAGCTGGCATTCCTGAAACAAACAACTTTGTTTTCTCTCAAAGCTGCTTTGGTCATGGTGATAGAAATGGACACATTCGCGGAAGTGACACTCTGAAGATTCATTGCCAACAAGCAGATTTGCAGCACCCTGAACTTATTACGTCCACATCCTTGAGAAAGCACGTAGCCACAATGACTCAACTCTACAATCTTGCAGACAATGAGCTTGACGTTGTTGCTCAGTTTCTGGGTCATGACATTCGCACACACAGACGTTACTATAGATTACCTTCTGCAGCGCTTCAAGTGACGAAAGTGGCAAAACTTCTCATTCAGTTGGAGAAAGGAGAAATAACAAACTCAACTTCTCTGGACAGTGTCGACATCAGCGATGACATCATTGTTGACGAGGAGAACGACGACGATGAAGAAGATACCCATCCTCAAACAGCAGCCTCACAAAAAG gaCAAGGACACCACAACTTCACTGGATATCCGCAGCTGTGTGGCCAGACAGGGTCATCTGGATCGCTTCAGTCTTCTGGTGGTACGCTCTCATCTGGATCGCTTCAGTCTTCTGGTGCGACACGGTCACCTGGATCGCTTCAGTCTTCTGGTG CAAGGAAAGCCTGGTCTGATGATGAAGTCAGCGCTGTGCTCAGACACCTGGAAAGCTACATCCTCCTGGGTCATCTGCCTGGCAAAGAGGTTATTGTCAAGTGTCTCATAGAGGATAAGGCTCTCAAGAACAGGACGTGGCGAAACGTCAAAGATTTTGTAAGAAACAGAATCCAAAAGAACAGGTGCAAGGACtag